In one window of Erwinia tasmaniensis Et1/99 DNA:
- a CDS encoding MFS transporter encodes MNKTLGVFFPLYTTTLLMLLGSGLLTTYVSLRLTSAHVSGALIGAIIAANYIGLVIGGKVGHFLIARVGHIRAYVSCAGIITAAVLGHGLTGYIPAWIGLRLIIGMCMMCQYMVLESWLNDQSESEQRGKVFGCYMVATYLGMSLGQVVLMLQTDLGLSTLLLIALCFALCLVPIALTTRTHARQLSPAPMELRYFIGAIPKVLATTLAIGMAVGSFYGLAPVYASQQALTTGQTGLFMAIAIFAGLVAQFPLSWLSDRYNRTRLLRLNAVMLAVAALPLALLTQLGFTLLLALGFIVSMLLFSLYPLAVALANDLIEPERRVSLAACLLMAFGVGASIGPLVVGLLLEPLGGNTLYAFFALCGLLIVALSRAVKKDEAQFVEDAPVPHIAMPDSLMSSPLSPALNPAFDEQMIEETMPSFDTEPVAEEEEAAILQGADPDEETGLKKAWEKL; translated from the coding sequence GTGAATAAGACGTTAGGTGTGTTCTTCCCGCTTTATACCACTACGCTGTTAATGCTGCTCGGGTCCGGGTTGCTAACCACCTATGTTTCCCTGCGTCTGACATCAGCTCACGTGTCAGGGGCTTTGATCGGCGCAATTATTGCCGCAAACTATATCGGCCTGGTGATTGGCGGAAAAGTCGGCCACTTTCTGATTGCGCGCGTTGGCCATATTCGTGCCTATGTTTCCTGTGCAGGGATAATCACCGCCGCCGTTCTGGGGCACGGGTTGACCGGATATATACCCGCGTGGATTGGGCTACGGCTTATCATCGGCATGTGTATGATGTGCCAGTACATGGTGCTGGAGAGCTGGCTGAACGATCAATCTGAGTCTGAACAGCGCGGGAAAGTGTTTGGCTGTTATATGGTCGCCACCTATCTCGGGATGTCGCTGGGGCAGGTTGTGCTCATGCTACAAACCGATCTCGGCCTCAGCACGCTGCTCCTAATTGCGCTCTGTTTTGCTCTATGTCTGGTGCCTATCGCACTCACCACTCGTACCCATGCACGCCAGCTTTCACCGGCGCCGATGGAGTTACGCTACTTTATTGGAGCTATCCCGAAAGTTCTGGCGACCACATTGGCTATCGGCATGGCGGTTGGCTCCTTCTATGGACTGGCACCGGTCTATGCCAGTCAGCAGGCGCTAACCACCGGGCAAACCGGCCTGTTTATGGCTATCGCCATTTTCGCCGGGCTGGTTGCCCAGTTTCCCCTAAGCTGGCTGTCCGACCGTTACAATCGAACTCGCCTGCTGCGCCTGAATGCGGTCATGCTGGCCGTTGCCGCCCTTCCGCTGGCGCTACTGACACAGCTTGGCTTCACACTGTTACTAGCCCTCGGATTTATCGTCAGCATGTTGCTGTTCTCGCTCTACCCGCTGGCCGTTGCGCTGGCCAATGACCTGATTGAACCTGAACGACGCGTTTCGCTGGCAGCCTGTCTACTGATGGCATTCGGCGTAGGTGCCAGTATTGGCCCACTGGTAGTTGGGTTGCTGCTTGAGCCTCTCGGAGGAAATACGCTGTATGCGTTCTTTGCCCTGTGCGGCCTGCTGATTGTTGCTCTGAGCCGGGCGGTTAAAAAAGACGAGGCCCAGTTTGTCGAGGATGCTCCGGTTCCTCATATCGCGATGCCAGACAGCCTGATGAGTTCGCCACTTTCTCCGGCACTTAACCCGGCGTTTGATGAGCAGATGATTGAGGAAACCATGCCGTCATTTGATACCGAGCCTGTTGCTGAAGAAGAAGAAGCCGCGATCCTGCAAGGTGCGGATCCCGACGAGGAAACCGGCCTTAAAAAGGCATGGGAGAAACTGTAA
- a CDS encoding zinc ribbon domain-containing protein YjdM → MQTLPPCPKCHSEYSWQDGDMLNCPECGHVWAEGADAAAEDSLVVKDANGNLLADGDSVTVIKDLKVKGSSTPLKIGTKVKSIRLVEGDHNIDCKIDGFGPMKLKSEFVKKN, encoded by the coding sequence ATGCAAACTTTACCTCCCTGCCCGAAATGCCATTCCGAATACAGCTGGCAGGATGGCGACATGCTCAACTGCCCGGAATGTGGCCATGTCTGGGCTGAAGGTGCTGATGCCGCAGCTGAAGATAGCCTGGTAGTGAAAGACGCCAACGGTAATCTGCTGGCAGATGGTGACAGCGTGACGGTGATTAAAGATCTGAAAGTTAAAGGCAGCTCTACACCGCTTAAAATCGGCACCAAGGTCAAAAGCATTCGTCTGGTAGAAGGCGACCACAATATCGATTGCAAAATCGACGGCTTTGGCCCGATGAAGCTAAAATCTGAATTTGTGAAAAAAAACTGA
- a CDS encoding GNAT family N-acetyltransferase: MQIEISANITDSDREELFCGLDGYNSQFIDTRLWGQFGVYSRNTSGAMVGGLLASREGLWVRIDYLWISEEARGSGLGSMLMKAAEQEGKRTGCRHALVDTFSFQALPFYVKQGYQLQMSLPDFPEEGIQRHYLTKQNLI, translated from the coding sequence ATGCAAATTGAAATTAGTGCGAACATCACCGATTCCGACAGAGAAGAGCTTTTTTGCGGACTGGATGGTTACAACAGCCAGTTTATTGATACGCGTTTATGGGGACAGTTCGGCGTTTACAGCCGTAACACATCAGGCGCAATGGTAGGCGGTCTGCTTGCATCAAGGGAGGGACTGTGGGTCCGCATCGATTACTTATGGATCAGCGAAGAAGCCAGAGGTTCCGGTCTGGGAAGTATGCTTATGAAAGCGGCAGAGCAGGAAGGAAAACGCACGGGATGCAGGCATGCTCTGGTTGATACTTTCAGCTTTCAGGCGCTGCCATTTTACGTGAAACAGGGCTATCAGCTTCAGATGAGCTTGCCTGATTTTCCGGAGGAAGGGATCCAGAGGCACTACCTGACCAAACAGAATTTAATATAA
- a CDS encoding helix-turn-helix transcriptional regulator: MDAFILALLERLCLNGSADCRDELLKILTCELNQLAALPLQLTLPEDRRARNVADELLKNPGCVLNQTQLAHKWGISVRNLSRLFHQETGLTFSRWRQQAKVLSSLQWVFTGLSVNEVAYLSGYSNVSSYIEVFRERFGKTPGQFKENDKSAAIPIAGSGV; this comes from the coding sequence GTGGATGCTTTTATTCTGGCACTCCTTGAGCGGCTATGCCTGAACGGCTCTGCCGATTGCAGAGATGAACTTCTGAAAATATTAACCTGTGAACTGAATCAGCTCGCTGCACTTCCCCTTCAGCTGACGCTGCCAGAAGATCGTCGGGCGAGAAACGTTGCCGATGAACTATTAAAAAACCCCGGATGTGTACTGAATCAGACGCAGCTCGCCCATAAATGGGGTATCAGCGTACGAAATCTTAGCCGTTTATTTCATCAGGAAACCGGGCTTACTTTTAGCCGATGGCGCCAACAGGCAAAAGTCCTCTCCTCACTTCAATGGGTTTTCACCGGATTATCCGTAAACGAAGTGGCATATCTGAGCGGCTATAGCAACGTCAGTTCTTACATTGAGGTATTCCGGGAACGTTTTGGGAAAACACCGGGACAGTTTAAGGAGAATGACAAATCGGCAGCGATTCCAATAGCGGGTAGCGGTGTTTGA
- a CDS encoding nuclear transport factor 2 family protein, which produces MQNIKQTVIAALKTLITDPLHEESKIAVFFSADYQQRVDGKLLDYNGFIRHMETLKLYTKRMSISLKSIVAENDTVFTHHSVNVEKKQGEKSEFEVFARFTVSSGKIIRCEELTRMINGLPGDSDLGSRR; this is translated from the coding sequence ATGCAAAACATTAAGCAGACGGTCATTGCGGCACTAAAAACGCTCATCACCGATCCGTTGCATGAAGAGAGTAAAATTGCCGTATTTTTTTCTGCTGATTACCAACAGCGCGTTGATGGTAAGCTACTGGATTATAATGGGTTTATCAGGCATATGGAGACCCTTAAGCTGTACACAAAACGGATGAGCATTTCTCTTAAAAGTATCGTGGCTGAAAATGATACGGTGTTCACTCACCACTCTGTGAATGTGGAAAAAAAACAGGGTGAAAAGAGTGAGTTTGAAGTTTTTGCCCGCTTTACTGTGTCATCGGGAAAAATTATCCGCTGTGAAGAGCTAACAAGAATGATTAACGGGCTACCCGGAGACAGCGATCTGGGTAGCAGACGTTAG
- a CDS encoding helix-turn-helix domain-containing protein, with translation MNQAALLTIANELNHDQMRVLMALLADLDYDNYIQVAQMDIADALKMQKTNVSRAIKNLIDFSIILKDPRSGGAKPTD, from the coding sequence ATGAACCAGGCGGCATTATTGACGATCGCAAACGAACTAAATCACGACCAAATGCGTGTATTGATGGCCCTGTTGGCTGATCTGGATTACGATAACTACATTCAGGTGGCGCAAATGGATATCGCAGATGCATTAAAAATGCAAAAAACAAACGTCAGCCGAGCTATAAAGAATCTAATTGATTTCAGTATCATCTTGAAGGACCCAAGATCGGGCGGAGCAAAACCTACAGACTGA
- a CDS encoding YicC/YloC family endoribonuclease: MIRSMTAYARRETKGEWGSAAWELRSVNQRYLETYIRLPEQFRGLEPVVRERIRNRLTRGKIEVNLRFDADPRAQSALVLNEKLAVQLVQAANWVKMQSDEGEINPVDILRWPGVMSAEEQDLDAISAQLLTALDTAIDDFISARESEGTALKALIEQRLQGVSAEVTKVRAHMPDVLKWQRERLVARLEDAQVQLENNRLEQELVMLAQRVDVAEELDRLEAHVKETYNILKKKEAVGRRLDFMMQEFNRESNTLGSKSINAEITASAIELKVLIEQMREQIQNIE; this comes from the coding sequence ATGATCCGCAGCATGACCGCCTACGCCCGGCGCGAAACCAAAGGCGAATGGGGCAGCGCAGCCTGGGAGCTGCGTTCAGTCAACCAGCGCTATCTTGAAACCTATATCCGTCTACCGGAGCAGTTCCGTGGGCTGGAGCCGGTGGTACGCGAACGTATCCGCAACCGTCTGACGCGCGGGAAAATCGAAGTTAACCTGCGTTTCGACGCCGACCCGCGCGCGCAAAGCGCCCTGGTCCTGAATGAAAAGCTGGCGGTTCAGCTGGTCCAGGCCGCCAACTGGGTGAAGATGCAGAGCGACGAGGGTGAAATCAACCCGGTCGATATTCTGCGCTGGCCCGGCGTGATGTCCGCAGAGGAGCAGGACCTGGACGCGATTTCCGCCCAGCTTCTCACCGCGCTGGATACCGCCATCGACGACTTCATTAGCGCACGAGAAAGTGAAGGTACAGCGCTTAAAGCGCTTATCGAGCAGCGTTTACAGGGCGTGAGTGCCGAGGTGACCAAGGTACGCGCCCATATGCCGGACGTGCTGAAATGGCAGCGTGAACGCCTTGTAGCGCGGCTGGAAGACGCCCAGGTACAGTTAGAAAACAACCGCCTGGAGCAGGAGCTGGTGATGCTGGCCCAGCGCGTTGACGTGGCGGAAGAGCTGGACCGCCTGGAAGCGCACGTAAAAGAAACCTATAACATCCTGAAGAAGAAGGAAGCCGTTGGCCGCCGTCTCGACTTTATGATGCAGGAGTTCAACCGCGAGTCGAACACCCTGGGTTCAAAATCAATCAATGCCGAAATCACCGCGTCAGCCATTGAACTGAAGGTGCTGATTGAGCAGATGAGAGAGCAGATCCAGAATATCGAGTAA
- a CDS encoding DUF3574 domain-containing protein: MTLRITISTILLLALTGCSSPKQPASQPQRALCGTGDPMTQTTLYFGLNRPQGAAITEAEWQSFVDEQVTPRFQDGLTVFAAKGQWMGNDGRLARENSRALLLIHAPNQTSEHKIEALRTLYKQHFAQDAVMRVDNPVCVAF, from the coding sequence ATGACGTTGCGCATAACGATTTCCACCATCCTGCTACTGGCTCTGACGGGGTGCAGCTCCCCGAAGCAACCGGCATCCCAACCTCAGCGTGCGCTTTGCGGCACGGGGGACCCCATGACCCAAACCACGCTTTACTTTGGCCTTAATCGCCCACAGGGGGCGGCAATCACTGAAGCCGAATGGCAGTCGTTTGTTGATGAGCAGGTGACGCCACGTTTTCAGGACGGGCTGACGGTGTTCGCGGCGAAGGGCCAGTGGATGGGCAATGATGGCAGGCTGGCGCGGGAAAACAGCAGGGCATTACTGCTGATCCATGCGCCCAATCAGACGAGTGAGCATAAAATTGAAGCGCTGCGCACCCTGTATAAACAGCATTTTGCTCAGGATGCGGTAATGCGGGTGGATAACCCGGTCTGTGTCGCTTTCTGA
- a CDS encoding NupC/NupG family nucleoside CNT transporter, translating to MISVFHFILALAVIGCLALLASSDRKKIRPRVLLQLVIIEAALAWFFLHASAGLTVITAFSGFFEVLLKYAAQGTDFVFGGMSSQGLAFIFLGVLCPIVFISALIGILQHVRILPVLIKVVGTLLSKVNGMGKLESFNAVSTLILGQSENFIAYKGILADISPRRLYSMAAAAMSTVSLSIVGAYMSMIEPRYVVAALILNMFSTFIVLSIINPTPVGDEPEVRLEKLHEDQSFFEMLGEYILAGFKVAMIILAMLIGFIALIAAVNAVFSSLFGISFQQILGYVFWPFAWLIGIPAADALPAASIMATKLVTNEFVAMIELKKIAAELSPRGLGILSVFLVSFANFASIGIVAGAIKGLNEQQGNVVSRFGLKLIYGSTLVSLLSAAFAGLVL from the coding sequence ATGATCTCTGTATTCCATTTTATTCTGGCTTTGGCCGTTATCGGCTGCCTGGCGTTACTGGCAAGTTCTGACCGCAAAAAAATCCGCCCGCGCGTGCTGCTACAGCTGGTGATTATTGAAGCGGCGCTCGCCTGGTTCTTCCTGCATGCTTCTGCCGGACTGACGGTAATAACGGCGTTTTCCGGCTTCTTTGAAGTCTTGCTGAAATACGCCGCACAGGGCACCGATTTTGTCTTCGGCGGCATGAGCTCACAGGGGCTGGCGTTTATCTTCCTCGGCGTACTCTGCCCTATCGTGTTTATTTCTGCACTGATCGGTATTTTGCAGCACGTCAGAATTCTGCCGGTACTGATCAAAGTGGTTGGTACGCTGCTGTCGAAAGTCAACGGTATGGGCAAACTGGAGTCGTTTAACGCCGTCAGCACCCTGATCCTCGGCCAGTCGGAAAACTTCATCGCCTACAAAGGCATTCTGGCTGATATTTCTCCGCGCCGCCTCTACTCAATGGCGGCGGCGGCCATGTCTACCGTGTCACTTTCAATCGTCGGTGCCTATATGTCGATGATAGAGCCGCGTTACGTGGTGGCCGCGCTGATCCTCAATATGTTCAGCACTTTTATTGTTCTGTCGATCATCAACCCAACGCCTGTCGGTGACGAGCCTGAAGTTCGCCTTGAAAAGCTGCATGAAGATCAGAGCTTCTTTGAGATGCTCGGCGAATATATTCTGGCCGGTTTTAAAGTGGCTATGATTATTCTGGCCATGCTGATCGGGTTTATTGCGCTGATTGCGGCGGTGAATGCCGTGTTCTCAAGCCTTTTCGGCATCAGTTTTCAGCAGATCCTCGGCTATGTGTTCTGGCCGTTTGCCTGGCTTATCGGCATTCCGGCGGCCGATGCCCTGCCAGCCGCCAGTATTATGGCCACCAAGCTGGTAACAAACGAGTTTGTCGCCATGATTGAACTGAAGAAAATCGCGGCAGAACTGTCGCCGCGCGGGCTGGGCATTCTGTCAGTATTCCTGGTTTCTTTCGCTAACTTTGCCTCAATCGGCATCGTTGCCGGAGCAATCAAAGGTCTGAATGAACAGCAGGGCAATGTGGTATCACGCTTCGGCCTGAAGCTGATTTATGGTTCCACGCTGGTCAGCCTGCTATCAGCCGCTTTCGCCGGACTGGTACTGTAA
- the rph gene encoding ribonuclease PH: protein MRPSGRSAQQVRPVTLTRHYTKHAEGSVLVEFGDTKVLCTATIEEGVPRFLKGKGQGWVTAEYGMLPRATHSRNAREAAKGKQGGRTLEIQRLIARSLRAAIDLKVLGEFTITLDCDVLQADGGTRTASITGACVALADALNHLVSTGKLKANPMKGMVAAISVGIVNGEALCDLEYVEDAAAETDMNVVMTEDGRMIEVQGTAEGEPFSHEELLKLLELARGGIDTLVAAQKAALTD from the coding sequence ATGCGTCCATCAGGCCGTAGCGCACAACAGGTGCGCCCTGTCACCCTGACCCGCCATTACACCAAACATGCAGAGGGCTCTGTGCTGGTTGAATTCGGTGATACCAAAGTGCTGTGCACCGCGACCATTGAAGAGGGCGTGCCGCGTTTTCTGAAGGGTAAGGGCCAGGGTTGGGTCACCGCAGAATATGGCATGTTGCCACGCGCTACCCACAGCCGTAACGCGCGCGAAGCGGCGAAAGGTAAGCAGGGAGGACGCACGCTGGAGATCCAGCGCCTGATCGCCCGTTCGCTGCGCGCGGCCATCGACCTGAAGGTGCTGGGCGAATTCACCATTACGCTCGACTGCGATGTGCTGCAAGCCGACGGCGGAACCCGCACCGCTTCTATTACCGGTGCCTGCGTGGCGCTGGCTGATGCGCTTAACCACCTGGTTTCCACCGGCAAGCTGAAAGCCAACCCGATGAAGGGTATGGTGGCGGCCATTTCGGTGGGCATCGTCAACGGCGAAGCGCTGTGCGATCTGGAGTATGTGGAAGACGCCGCCGCCGAAACGGATATGAACGTGGTGATGACGGAAGATGGTCGCATGATTGAGGTGCAGGGCACCGCAGAAGGCGAACCGTTCAGCCATGAAGAACTGCTGAAGCTGCTGGAGCTGGCGCGAGGTGGTATTGATACGCTGGTTGCCGCGCAGAAAGCCGCGTTGACCGACTGA
- the pyrE gene encoding orotate phosphoribosyltransferase produces MKAWQRQFIEFAINKQVLKFGEFTLKSGRKSPYFFNAGLFNTGRDLALLGRFYAQALVDSGIDFDLVFGPAYKGIPIATTTVVALADHYDRDVPYCFNRKEAKDHGEGGTLVGSPLQGKIMLVDDVITAGTAIRESMEIIAAHRAKLAGVLISLDRQERGSGAISAIQEVERDYGCKVISIITLNELVAYLAEKPEMADSLIAVRAYRDEFGI; encoded by the coding sequence ATGAAAGCCTGGCAGCGCCAATTTATCGAATTCGCCATCAACAAGCAGGTGCTGAAGTTTGGGGAGTTCACGCTGAAATCGGGGCGCAAAAGTCCTTATTTCTTTAATGCGGGCCTGTTCAATACCGGACGCGACCTCGCTCTACTGGGCCGCTTCTACGCCCAGGCGCTGGTGGACTCGGGCATTGATTTTGATTTGGTCTTTGGTCCCGCATATAAAGGTATTCCTATTGCGACGACGACGGTGGTGGCGCTGGCCGATCATTACGACCGCGATGTCCCTTATTGCTTCAACCGTAAAGAAGCGAAGGATCATGGTGAAGGTGGAACCCTGGTCGGCAGCCCTCTGCAAGGCAAAATCATGCTGGTGGATGATGTGATCACCGCAGGAACGGCTATTCGCGAATCGATGGAAATTATTGCCGCTCACCGGGCGAAACTGGCCGGCGTACTGATATCCCTCGATCGTCAGGAGCGCGGAAGCGGCGCAATTTCTGCCATTCAGGAGGTCGAGCGCGATTATGGCTGTAAGGTCATTTCGATCATCACGCTGAACGAACTCGTTGCCTATCTGGCAGAGAAGCCTGAAATGGCCGATAGTCTGATAGCGGTGCGCGCCTATCGCGACGAATTCGGTATTTGA
- the slmA gene encoding nucleoid occlusion factor SlmA — MVEKKSAKRNRREEILQALAQMLESSDGSQRITTAKLAANVGVSEAALYRHFPSKTKMFDSLIEFIEDSLITRINLILKDEKETMPRLRLITQLILGFGELNPGLTRILTGHALMFEQDRLQGRINQLFERIELQIRQVMRERKMREGEGFATDEALLATQLLAFCEGLLSRFVRSEFRYRPTVDFDARWPLMAAQLI; from the coding sequence ATGGTTGAAAAAAAGAGTGCGAAAAGGAATCGTCGCGAAGAAATTCTGCAGGCGTTAGCGCAAATGCTGGAGTCCAGTGACGGCAGCCAGCGTATCACTACCGCCAAGCTGGCGGCTAATGTCGGCGTTTCTGAAGCGGCACTTTATCGGCATTTTCCCAGCAAAACCAAGATGTTCGACAGCCTGATCGAGTTTATTGAAGACAGCCTGATCACGCGCATCAATCTGATTTTGAAAGACGAAAAAGAGACGATGCCTCGCCTTCGTCTGATCACTCAGCTGATCCTGGGCTTTGGCGAGCTCAATCCTGGACTCACACGTATTCTGACCGGCCATGCGCTGATGTTTGAACAGGATCGCCTACAGGGGCGAATTAATCAGCTGTTTGAACGAATTGAATTGCAGATACGCCAGGTGATGCGCGAGAGAAAAATGCGTGAAGGTGAAGGCTTTGCCACCGACGAAGCGCTGCTGGCCACCCAACTGCTGGCGTTCTGTGAAGGTTTATTATCACGTTTCGTTCGTTCAGAATTCCGCTATCGGCCCACCGTGGACTTCGACGCGCGCTGGCCACTGATGGCAGCCCAGCTTATCTGA
- the dut gene encoding dUTP diphosphatase — protein MMKKIDVKILDARVGTDFPLPTYATSGSAGLDLRACLNEATVLQPGATTLLPTGLAIHIADPQLAAVILPRSGLGHKHGVVLGNLVGLIDSDYQGPLMVSVWNRGQDSFTIEPGERIAQMVFVPVVQAEFNLVNDFDASVRGEGGFGHSGRQ, from the coding sequence ATGATGAAAAAAATCGACGTTAAGATTCTGGATGCCCGAGTGGGCACGGATTTCCCATTGCCCACCTACGCCACTTCCGGTTCTGCCGGGCTGGATCTGCGCGCGTGCCTGAATGAAGCGACGGTATTACAGCCGGGTGCCACAACACTGCTCCCAACGGGCTTAGCGATACATATTGCCGACCCGCAGCTGGCCGCCGTTATCCTGCCGCGCTCCGGGCTGGGCCACAAACATGGCGTAGTGCTGGGTAATCTGGTGGGGCTCATCGACTCAGATTATCAGGGGCCGCTGATGGTATCCGTATGGAACCGCGGACAGGACTCCTTTACTATCGAGCCGGGGGAGCGTATCGCGCAAATGGTCTTTGTGCCGGTAGTACAGGCAGAATTCAATCTGGTCAATGACTTTGATGCCAGCGTAAGAGGTGAAGGTGGTTTCGGCCACTCCGGTCGCCAGTAA
- the coaBC gene encoding bifunctional phosphopantothenoylcysteine decarboxylase/phosphopantothenate--cysteine ligase CoaBC translates to MRELTGKRIVLGVSGGIAAYKTPELVRRLRDRGADVRVIMTESAKAFITPLSLQAVSGYPVSDSLLDPAAEAAMGHIELGKWADLIIIAPATADLIARVAVGMANDLLTTVCLATAAPLAIVPAMNQQMYRALPTQHNLQLLAQRGAMIWGPDSGSQACGDIGPGRMLDPLAIVDHAAGWTASVNDLQHLNIMITAGPTREALDPVRFISNHSSGKMGFAIAAAAAKRGASVTLVAGPVALPTPAGVHRLDVTTALEMQQAVMGQAASQQIFIGCAAVADYRPAEIAEEKIKKQGDEMTLKMIKNPDIVAEVAAMQQNRPYVVGFAAETQNVEEYAQQKRARKNLDLICANDVAKNGQGFNSDSNALHLFWHKGEKTLPLSDKKLLGQLLLDEIVTQYDEKNRR, encoded by the coding sequence ATGAGGGAATTGACCGGAAAGCGTATTGTTCTCGGCGTCAGCGGCGGTATCGCGGCGTATAAAACGCCAGAGCTGGTGCGTCGGTTACGCGATCGCGGTGCCGATGTGCGGGTCATCATGACGGAGTCCGCCAAGGCGTTTATCACCCCGTTAAGCCTGCAGGCGGTTTCAGGCTATCCGGTTTCCGACAGCCTGCTTGACCCGGCTGCCGAGGCCGCAATGGGCCACATCGAACTGGGTAAGTGGGCCGATCTGATCATTATCGCGCCCGCTACCGCCGACCTGATCGCTCGCGTGGCGGTCGGAATGGCGAATGACCTGCTGACCACCGTTTGCCTTGCCACGGCGGCCCCGCTTGCTATCGTGCCCGCAATGAACCAGCAGATGTACCGTGCCCTGCCCACCCAACACAATTTACAGCTGCTGGCCCAGCGCGGCGCAATGATATGGGGGCCGGACAGCGGCAGCCAGGCCTGTGGTGATATCGGGCCAGGCCGTATGCTCGATCCGCTGGCCATCGTTGACCACGCAGCCGGTTGGACGGCCTCCGTCAACGATCTGCAACATCTCAATATTATGATTACCGCCGGCCCAACCAGGGAAGCACTCGATCCGGTGCGATTCATCAGCAATCATAGCTCGGGGAAAATGGGCTTCGCGATTGCCGCCGCCGCCGCAAAACGCGGTGCCAGCGTGACGCTTGTTGCCGGGCCGGTGGCATTACCCACCCCGGCGGGCGTCCATCGTCTTGATGTCACCACGGCGCTGGAAATGCAGCAGGCGGTGATGGGCCAGGCGGCCAGCCAGCAGATATTTATCGGCTGCGCGGCGGTGGCAGACTATCGCCCGGCGGAGATTGCTGAAGAAAAAATCAAAAAGCAGGGGGATGAAATGACCCTGAAGATGATAAAAAATCCGGATATTGTCGCCGAAGTCGCCGCCATGCAGCAAAATCGTCCCTACGTGGTAGGATTTGCCGCAGAAACCCAGAATGTGGAAGAATACGCGCAACAAAAACGGGCGCGCAAAAATCTGGACCTGATCTGCGCCAACGATGTTGCCAAAAATGGGCAAGGTTTCAACAGCGACTCCAATGCTCTTCATCTTTTTTGGCATAAAGGAGAAAAAACTTTACCGCTTAGCGATAAAAAACTCCTTGGCCAACTGTTATTAGACGAGATTGTCACCCAATATGATGAAAAAAATCGACGTTAA
- the radC gene encoding RadC family protein, producing the protein MDKNWQGLPPREKLLKCGVSTLSDNELLAIFLRTGGRGVHVMSLAQRLLQEFGSLYRLMNAPHKEFQAIHGVGIAKYTQLNAVAELARRCFSCQDAFGNQVVGGVQQMLDYLNSSLAHREREIFQVIFFDNQHRVIHTSEMFSGTLNSVEVHPREIVREALKRNAAALILAHNHPSGLAEPSRADRDITQQIVHACALMNIRVLDHMVIGRGEYVSFAERGWM; encoded by the coding sequence ATGGATAAGAACTGGCAGGGGCTACCCCCGCGTGAAAAACTATTGAAATGCGGCGTCTCAACGCTAAGCGATAATGAGCTATTGGCCATTTTCCTACGTACAGGGGGGCGTGGCGTGCATGTGATGTCACTGGCACAGCGGTTGTTGCAAGAGTTTGGGTCTTTGTACCGTTTGATGAACGCTCCGCATAAGGAATTTCAGGCTATCCACGGCGTTGGCATCGCAAAATATACCCAGCTGAATGCGGTGGCAGAACTGGCACGCCGTTGTTTCAGCTGTCAGGACGCGTTTGGGAATCAGGTTGTCGGCGGTGTTCAGCAGATGCTGGATTATTTGAACAGTTCGCTGGCACATCGGGAGCGGGAAATCTTCCAGGTCATCTTTTTCGATAACCAGCATCGGGTGATCCATACCAGTGAGATGTTCAGCGGCACGTTGAACAGTGTGGAAGTTCATCCACGGGAAATCGTGCGCGAGGCGTTAAAACGCAATGCGGCGGCATTGATTCTGGCGCATAATCATCCTTCAGGTTTGGCCGAACCCAGCCGTGCCGATCGCGATATCACGCAACAAATTGTTCATGCCTGCGCCTTAATGAATATTCGGGTGCTTGACCATATGGTGATCGGACGGGGTGAATATGTCTCTTTCGCCGAGCGGGGCTGGATGTGA
- the rpmB gene encoding 50S ribosomal protein L28, which translates to MSRVCQVTGKRPVTGNNRSHAMNATKRRFLPNLHSHRFWVESEKRFVTLRVSAKGMRVIDKKGIETVLADLRTRGEKY; encoded by the coding sequence ATGTCACGAGTCTGCCAAGTAACTGGCAAGCGTCCGGTAACGGGTAACAACCGTTCCCACGCAATGAACGCGACGAAACGCCGTTTCCTGCCGAACCTGCACTCTCACCGTTTTTGGGTTGAGAGCGAAAAGCGTTTCGTTACACTACGTGTATCTGCCAAAGGCATGCGCGTAATCGATAAAAAGGGTATTGAGACGGTTTTGGCCGATCTGCGTACCCGCGGTGAGAAGTACTAA